DNA from Brucella melitensis bv. 1 str. 16M:
CGCAATGCGCTTGACCTGTTCATCGACTTCCTCATCGGAAATGTCGACGACTTCACGGGTCACGGCGATCTTGGAGAAGTCCTTGACCTCGATTGCCGGCAGCACTTCATAGTTCAGCGAGAAAACGAAATCGGCCTTGCCGTCGAGAACCTTCTCGGCTTCTTTTTCGTCTTCCGACATGATGACTTCAGGCTGGGTCGCCGACTTTTCGTTGCGTTCGGCAAGGATGGAACGCGACGAATCGTTGAGGATTTCGTTGACGATCTCGGCCATGAAGGACTTGCCGTACATCTTGCGCAGGTGAGCCGTCGGCACCTTGCCCGGACGGAAGCCGTTGATGCGGGCGCGGCCGCGCGCGGTTTCGAGCCGCTCAGCGAGCTTGGCTTCAAGATCCCCGGCCGGAACCACGACTTTGATCTCGCGCTTCAGCCCTTCATTGAGCGTTTCGGTAACCTGCATGTTCAAACCTTCACTTCTTGTCATTGTCCCGCCGTCACCGGTTTATCTGCCTTGTCGCGGGAGAGAAATTCTTTTGCCTTATGGCGTTGGTGCGGATGGAGGGACTCGAACCCCCACGGTCTCCCGCCAGAACCTAAATCTGGTGCGTCTACCAATTTCGCCACATCCGCTTCTGAACCGAAGCACATTCCTCAGAACGCACCAAATTCGCCTCAGATATGAACCGCCCCTCGAAAGCGCGCGTCTCTATATCATCCAATTTTGCCGGTTCAAAGGAAAAAAGCCGCCTTTCCTGCATAGATTTATCAGGTTCGGCAAGACGAGGCTCTTCCTACCCTTCAACTCTCTATATAGCGATCCTATCGGCCCAGCCAACCCCTTTCAAAATGCACGTGCTGCTGGATCAATAAAGCGGCCCCTCATAAAGTGGCTGGCCTTCATCCATGAGCGCCTTAATGACCGGCGATCCGGACGCATCAACCGCTACAAGCACCGTAATATCGTGCTCGCGCTGGCTACCCTCAATGGGGTGGCCTTCACCTTCCGGCACATAATATCGCTCAATGCCAAAACTGAGGCGAATATTCGCCTCCGGATCATCACTGATCTCATAGCCCGCTTCGCCGCGAATCTGGGTTTCGCCGGTAGCGAGGTCCTTGAACGGCACGAAAGACGCCCGCGAGAAACGTGAAATGCCCTTGGCATCCGGCTTCACGGCAACATAAACGGTGCGTGAACCGGCCGGGCGGACGCCCTGAATGGCGCTCCGGGCGATATTTGATATTTCATATCCCAGAACGACATAATCACCCCGCATAAGATCGCGCGGATCGACCGGCTCCGTCTGGAAAACGATATCCTGACCGGAACGCAATATAGCGGCACGCTTTTCAATACCGGCATAAAGAATGCCGGTTTGAAGGAGCGCGGCGAGAACGGCGCCTGCATAGAGCCATTTGCGGTTTGTGGTCATGGATGCGCCTCCAGACCTTGCTTTCGGCCAAAGCGGCTTTCCATGCGCCGCACAAAGGCGGCAAGCAGCAGCACCAGAATGCCCGCCGTAAGAAAGAAGCCCGAGGTTCCGATCATGGTGCCCACGGTTTCAAACGCCAGATAAAGAACCTCAATGGAGAATGCCGCATAAGCTATGGAGCGCAATCCACCATTATCGCGCCCGCAGATGGCGATCGCACCAATCGAAAGGGCCAATATCAGCATACTATAAAGAATGTCACGGTCGATGCCCGCCGAAACACCGCCATAGGTGATAACGCTGTCGAGTTGCAAAATTGCAAATGAAAGAAGCACAAGCAGCAATCCGTAAGCGGCGAGCGGATGGGCAAAGCGCGTAAGCTTCTGCAATTGTTCGTGGCGCAGGCCGTCAGCCAGTATCAGCCCTATGCCAATCACGATCATGAGCAACAGAACCGTTTTGTTTTCCTGTCCGGCATAAAGAAGCAGGCACCAGCCGATCGAGAACAGGGCCAGAAAATGCGCCGCATGGCGCGAGCGCGTGAAAAGTGCGGCGGCAACGCCTGCAAGCAGCAAAAGCGGCCCGACCCAGCGATAAGAAATATCGGCACCTGAAAGGTTGCTATCGGCGAAAACGAAGGTCGAAAGATAAAAGCAGGCTACGCCCGCGCCAAAAGCCGCCAGCGCCTGTGCGCGCAGGAGAAATGCCGAAGCCAGAACACCAAGGGTCCAGTAGAGGGCTGCGGAATAAACATCGCCCGATATGTGATACATCTGGCCGACGAGCGCAATCCCCGCGCCAAAGGACGCAGCACCCAGAACGTAAAGCGCGGCGGGAAAAACCTTGTCGCCCCGCGCCTGACGCCATGCGCCTCCCAGATAGCTCGCCCAGATCAGAACGAAGATGACGCCTATGCGCATCAGCCGGGGCATTTCCTGCCAGTTGGCGGCGACGAGCATGATAACCGCCGCGCCCAGCAGAAGCCCGCCAAGGGTTGCCAATACAGAACCGAGGCTGAAAACAGACCTGCGCTTTTCAAGATCGAGATTCAGCCGTGATGCCGTTTGCGCACCAATCAGGCCTTCGTTCTGCCATCGCTCGATCAGGCGTTCAACAGAGATGGAAAATGACAAATTCGCTCCTGCCCAATCTATCCGTTCGCATTATCGCAACTGTAAACGGCTGAGAACATACAGGAAACCGGGTTTCCGGCGAAGTACCCGGTCAAATCGCTTCGCGGCAAATTCCGGCTGCACGATCTAATCGATTTATCCCGCCCTGCATAACTCGCAATGCAGCTATGCAAACTCGGCTCTGCAACCTGCGAAAACAATAGCTTATATCATGGGCAACAAACAAGATGAATTGAACAGCACTCAGTTCCTCAACGATGAAGGAATAGCACGATGAACCTCTTTCGCTCTTACAACAACTGGCGCCGCTACCGCGAAACCGTCAACGAACTGAACCAGCTCTCTACCCGCGAGCTGAACGACCTTGGCATCTCCCGCGCGGACATCCCGTTCGTCGCCCGTCAGGCCAAAGCGCGCTAATCACAAGTTTCTCCGGGCCTGGTTCCTCCTCCCAATTCAGGCCCGGTTCGTCGCAAAGCTCTCCACCTCCTCCCAGACTTTGCGATAACAAGACCGGTTCTCCTCCCAATGCCGGTCTTCCCCTAATGGCATCCGTCGCCCTCCTCCCGCGACGGATGCCATTTCTTTTTGCATCTCCCTTCCCGGTTTCTGGTCCCTTCTCCCATTGAAGGCGCTGATCAAAGGCGATAAGGGAATTGCCATGTCAAACAATACCGATCTCTCCCCCGTTCACGTCATTGGCGGCGGCCTTGCCGGCAGCGAAGCCGCCTGGCAGATCGCACAGGCCGGCGTACCGGTCGTGCTGCACGAAATGCGCCCGGTTCGCGGCACCGATGCGCACAAGACCGAACAGCTTGCAGAGCTCGTCTGCTCCAACTCCTTCCGCTCCGACGACGCAGAAACCAACGCCGTCGGTGTTCTCCATGCCGAGATGCGCCTTGCCGGATCGCTCATCATGGCTTGCGCGGATGCCCATCAGGTTCCCGCTGGCGGTGCGCTGGCCGTTGACCGTGAAGGCTTTTCGCAGGCCGTAACCGCCAGACTGGAAGCCCATCCGCTCATCACCATCGAGCGCGAGGAGATCACCGGCCTGCCGCCGACCGAATGGGGAACGACGATCATCGCCACCGGCCCGCTGACCGCACCGTCGCTGGCCGAAGCCATCGCCGCTGAAACCGATGCGGATGCGCTTGCCTTTTTCGATGCAATTGCGCCCATCATTCATTTCGATTCAATCAATATGGATGTGTGCTGGTTCCAGTCGCGCTATGACAAGGTTGGTCCCGGCGGTACTGGGAAAGATTATATCAACTGCCCGATGGACAAGGAGCAGTACGAAGCCTTCGTCGCCGCCCTCATCGAAGGCGACAAGACGGACTTCAAGGAATGGGAAGGCACGCCCTATTTCGATGGTTGCCTGCCGATCGAGGTGATGGCTGAGCGCGGACCGGAAACGCTGCGTCACGGCCCGATGAAACCGATGGGCCTTACCAATGCGCATAACCCGACTGTGAAGCCCTATGCGGTCGTGCAGTTGCGACAGGACAATGCGCTTGGCACGCTCTACAACATGGTGGGTTTCCAGACGAAGCTGAAATATGGCTCGCAGACGGGCATTTTTAAAATGATACCCGGCCTGGAGAACGCGGAATTTGCACGCCTTGGCGGCCTGCACCGCAACACCTACCTTAACTCTCCCGTATTGCTCGACAATGTTCTGCGTCTCAAATCCCGTCAGACATTGCGTTTTGCAGGTCAGGTAACGGGTTGTGAGGGCTATGTCGAATCGTCGGCCATCGGCCTGCTGGCCGGTCGCTTTACGGCTGCGGAAAAGCTTAGTCAGGCTGCCGTGCCGCCCCCGCCCACGACGGCTTTCGGCGCGCTGCTTGGCCATATTACCGGTGGCCATATCGTTACCGATGACGAACCCGGCAAGCGTTCCTTCCAGCCGATGAACGTGAATTTCGGCCTGTTTCCGCCCGTTGACGTACCCAAACCCGAAGGCAAGCGCCTGCGCGGCAAGGAAAAGACCATTGCCAAAAAGCGCGCGCTTTCCGCACGCGCCCTTGCCGATTGCCGAAACTGGCTCAGCTTGTACTGAAGAAAATGGGGCTTCGGCGCCTTTGCCGGAGCCGCTTCATGATGCGCGGTTTCAAAAGTTTGCGCGGAACATCAGCCATTGTTTACGGATGGCAGAAATATCGGCAACCTTCTGCGCTGCCTGCGCACCCAGACGTTCAACCGCGTTCAGATAGGCCGGAACAAGCGCCATCGGCAAAAAGGCCGGATGAAGCGTTTGAGGCAACCCGGCTTTGGCCTTGTCGAAAATTGCCAGATGCTCCCGCGCCAGCGCCAGCATGATGGTGACGGCACGCTCGGTGGCGGATTTGTCTTCGCTGGAGAGAAGCATATCGCGGGTTACACCGATGGCTTTGAGCATGTCCGCCGGAACATAAACCTGCCCGCGTCGCCGGTGGATTGGCAAGAGCCGCAGTAAACCCGCCACCGCCTGCGCAACGCCGGCATGGCCAGCGGTTTCAGCATGGGCCTGCGCGGCATCGCGATCCAGTATGAAACCGGCCAGCTGGATCAAAGCCGATGCCGTTTCACCGCAATAGCCTTCCAAGTCGTTACGGCTCGGCATGGGATCGTCATAAAGATCGAACACGCGCGCTTCGCAATAATTGTCGAAGGCAATGCGGGGAAGCTCGTATTTTTCGATCGTCTCGATCAAGGCCGCGGCAACTGGATGCGCTTCAGCACTGCCTCTTGCCTCGCCATTGATGAGATCACGCCACCATTGCAACCGCACTTCGCCCGGAAGCGGTTCGTGGACGAGATCGCGGATGCGCGCAATCTCGGCGTTGAACGCATATAGTGCAGCCAATGCGCCGCGCTTTTCCTGCGGGGCGTAGAGCACCGAAAGATAGCGATCCCGGTCTGCTTCGCGCAAAAGCGCCAGACAATGGGTTTCATTCTGGTTCATGATTTTCAATCTACAGCAATCAGCGCTGCCGCAACCGCGCGATCTTCCGCCAGAAGCACATTATAGGTGCGCACGGCGGCGCCGGTGCTCATAGGGTCGGAGGAAATGTGGTGTTGGCGCAGCAGCGCGCGCACATCTTCTGGAATACGGCGCAGGTCCATGCCCGTACCCACCAGCAGAATCTCGATGTCGGACGCCTCCTCCAGTATCGCACCGAGATCGGCACGGGAAAGAAGCGGCGGGTTTTTCGGCTCCCAGCCATGAATACCCGACGGGAGACAGAGAATGGAGCCGCGATGCGACATTTCGGCAAAGCGGAACCCACCATTGCCATAGGCATCGATGGGCGCGCGGCCCGGAAAATGGGCTTCGCGTATTTCTATTCCCTTCGCCATTTTCAGCTTTCCAGATTGAGCGATTGCGCAAGCTCCGCATCCACCGCGTCACCGGCATCGGTTTCGCGCGGCTTGAGACCGAACTGAACAAGCAGCGGTGCTGCGATGAAGATTGAAGAATAACTCGCCACAATGATACCGACACTGAGCGCCAGCGCAAACATGCGAATTTCCGAGCCGCCAAAAGCATAAAGCGGAACATGTGCCAGGAAGGTGACGAAAGAGGTCAACAGCGTTCGCGACAGGGTCTGGTTGATCGAGGCATCGATGATCGCGGGCAATGGCGCACTCTTGTAACGGCGAAGGTTCTCGCGCACCCGGTCATAGATCACCACCGTATCGTTCAGCGAATAGCCAATGATCGTGAGGATTGCCGCCACGCTCCACAAATTGAATTCCATGCGGAAAACGATGAACATGCCTGAAAGAATGACGACATCATGCAATGTGGAAAGCACCGCGCCCAGTGCGAGCTGCCAGCGGAAGCGGAACCAGACATAGATGAAGATGCCAATCAGCGACAGGATGACAGCGAGCACGCCTGCGCGCGACAATTGTTCCGATACGGTCGGCCCGACCACATCGACCCGCTGGAAGGAATAATCCTGCTCGAATTCACCGCGAAGCTTGACGGCAACGGTCTGCTCCGCATCGTCGCCCACTTCCTGACTGCCGATAATGACAAGGGCCGAGCGCGGCGATTTCGCAGGCAGAACGCGGGCGCTATCGATATTCAGCTCCGCGAGCCGCTCGTTGATATCTTCCAGATTGGCATCGCCATTGCGCGCCTGCAGCTCGACCATCGAACCGCCACGAAAGTCGATGCCGTAGTTGAAGCCGATATTGACGAAAAGCGCGACCACGATTGCGCAGGCCAGCACCGAAATGCCGAGCGTTACGAACTGGAGGCGCATGAAGGGAATATGAGTGACGGTTGGCACCAGTTTCAGGCGACGCTTGGGCACTTCCTTCGGCTTGGCGGTGCGCACCCATTGGGCGATCAGCAGGCGCGTGAAAGTGAGCGTGGTGAAAAGCGTCGTGCCGATGCCGATTGCGACCGTGAGCGCAAAACCATGCACCGTACCCGACCCCAGAAGGAACAGAACGAGTGCGGCGATAAGCGTGGTAAGATTGGCATCCACAATGGTGGAAAGGGCGCGATAAAAGCCCGATTCCATCGCCTGCACGACGGAATAGCCCTTGCGGCGATCCTCGCGTACACGCTCATAGATCAGAATATGCGCATCGACCGCAAGGCCGATGGTCAAGACGAGACCTGCAATGCTCGCAAGGCTTATCGAAGCGCCAATGAGCGACAGAACAGCCGTCAGGATGATGATATTGACCACAAGCGCAACCAGGGCGATGACACCCAGAATGCCATAGGAAAGCACCATGAAGAGGCCGACCACCAGTGCCGCCAGAAGGGCCGCAAGCACTGCCGCACTCGCATAATCCTCACCGAGCGCGGAGGCGATGGTGCGCTCTTCAAGCACAGTCACCGCTTGCGGCAAGGCGCCAGAGCGCAGAACCACGGCCATATTATTGGCGGCCTGTAAATCGAATGCGCCTTCGATCTGCAATTCACTGGTGTCGAGCGGGCCGGAAACCGTGGGCGCGGAAACCACCTGATTATCAACGACGATGGCGAAGGAATTCTCATTGCCCTGCGCCGTCAGATCGGCCAGACGCCGGCGTCCGTTGTCGTCCAGTGTCAGCGTGATGACCGGCTGGCCATCGTCGGCGGAAATACTCGCCTTGGCATCCGTGATGTCATGCCCGGTGAGAATGGGTGTTTTTTTCAGAAGATAACCAACCGGAGGATCATCAAAGGAATAGACGATTTCGCTATCGGCAAGCGGTGTGCCGCGAATGGCGTCATCCGGCGACATGGTGTCGTCCATGGCGCGGAAGGAAAGATTTCCGCGAATGGTGAGAATATCTTTGAGAAGCTGCGCATCGTAAAGGCCCGGAACCTCCACGCGAATCTGATTGCGCCCCTCTCCCTCGACAACGGGATTGCCATAGCCAAGCTCTTCCAGACGCTGCCGCATGATATTGGCAGTCGTCTCCAGATCGGTCTTGCCTGCATTCTGCACCTGAAGAATAAGCCGCGAGCCGCCCGAAAGGTCGAGCCCCAGCGATACCTGCTTCTTGGGCAGAAAATCCGGCAGATTTGCCAGCGTTTCACGCGAGAGAAAATTTGGAGATGCGATGATGAGGCTGACAAGGACTGCCAGCCATATCAGTGCAGATTTCCAGCGTGAAAAATAGAGCATGGAATGCAAGTCCGTTTCAGCTTGGATGAAGCATTGCCGGAGTTCACCCAAAGGGAAAATCTTCCGGCTATTTGCACGCAAACGCGATTTTGCGCGCGTGCTGCATAATGAACGGGCTCAGGTTATTTAAACCTTACCGGAGCCCGCCTGCTCTTTCAAAAAAAAAGAGATTATTTGTTCTTGTTGTCGGCGACAGGTTCGCCCTTCACGCGCACATCCATCAAGGTGGCACGCACAACGCGAATACGAACGCCATCGGCAATTTCGAGTTCGAGTTCGTTGTCATCGACAACCTTGAGAACCTTGCCGACGATGCCGCCACCCGTCACGACCGTATCGCCACGACGCACGGAGTTCAGCATTTCCTGACGCTTCTTCATCTGGGTCCGCTGCGGGCGGATGATGAGAAAGTACATGATGACGAAGATCAGGATGAACGGCAGGATGCTCATGAGCATATCTGGTCCAACAACGCTGCCGGATGCTTGAGCGAAAGCCGGTGTTACGAACATTAGGAACTCCTCTGAAGTCACGAAGACAAATTATTAACGGCATTACAATGGTTGGTGCTTCAATTGCAACCGGCGATGAACCCGCCTGCGCCAAGGTCGCACACTTTTCGCTTCCGCGTTAGCATGTTAAGTCGTTACCCCTACCATCAGGGGCCTAAAATGACGACCGAAGATATACTCAGCCAGAAACTGGACCGTTTGATAGCCGCGCTGGAACGCATTGCACCGCCGGAAGCAAAAACACCCGATCTC
Protein-coding regions in this window:
- the secDF gene encoding protein translocase subunit SecDF, whose product is MLYFSRWKSALIWLAVLVSLIIASPNFLSRETLANLPDFLPKKQVSLGLDLSGGSRLILQVQNAGKTDLETTANIMRQRLEELGYGNPVVEGEGRNQIRVEVPGLYDAQLLKDILTIRGNLSFRAMDDTMSPDDAIRGTPLADSEIVYSFDDPPVGYLLKKTPILTGHDITDAKASISADDGQPVITLTLDDNGRRRLADLTAQGNENSFAIVVDNQVVSAPTVSGPLDTSELQIEGAFDLQAANNMAVVLRSGALPQAVTVLEERTIASALGEDYASAAVLAALLAALVVGLFMVLSYGILGVIALVALVVNIIILTAVLSLIGASISLASIAGLVLTIGLAVDAHILIYERVREDRRKGYSVVQAMESGFYRALSTIVDANLTTLIAALVLFLLGSGTVHGFALTVAIGIGTTLFTTLTFTRLLIAQWVRTAKPKEVPKRRLKLVPTVTHIPFMRLQFVTLGISVLACAIVVALFVNIGFNYGIDFRGGSMVELQARNGDANLEDINERLAELNIDSARVLPAKSPRSALVIIGSQEVGDDAEQTVAVKLRGEFEQDYSFQRVDVVGPTVSEQLSRAGVLAVILSLIGIFIYVWFRFRWQLALGAVLSTLHDVVILSGMFIVFRMEFNLWSVAAILTIIGYSLNDTVVIYDRVRENLRRYKSAPLPAIIDASINQTLSRTLLTSFVTFLAHVPLYAFGGSEIRMFALALSVGIIVASYSSIFIAAPLLVQFGLKPRETDAGDAVDAELAQSLNLES
- the trmFO gene encoding methylenetetrahydrofolate--tRNA-(uracil(54)-C(5))-methyltransferase (FADH(2)-oxidizing) TrmFO yields the protein MSNNTDLSPVHVIGGGLAGSEAAWQIAQAGVPVVLHEMRPVRGTDAHKTEQLAELVCSNSFRSDDAETNAVGVLHAEMRLAGSLIMACADAHQVPAGGALAVDREGFSQAVTARLEAHPLITIEREEITGLPPTEWGTTIIATGPLTAPSLAEAIAAETDADALAFFDAIAPIIHFDSINMDVCWFQSRYDKVGPGGTGKDYINCPMDKEQYEAFVAALIEGDKTDFKEWEGTPYFDGCLPIEVMAERGPETLRHGPMKPMGLTNAHNPTVKPYAVVQLRQDNALGTLYNMVGFQTKLKYGSQTGIFKMIPGLENAEFARLGGLHRNTYLNSPVLLDNVLRLKSRQTLRFAGQVTGCEGYVESSAIGLLAGRFTAAEKLSQAAVPPPPTTAFGALLGHITGGHIVTDDEPGKRSFQPMNVNFGLFPPVDVPKPEGKRLRGKEKTIAKKRALSARALADCRNWLSLY
- a CDS encoding DUF2157 domain-containing protein → MSFSISVERLIERWQNEGLIGAQTASRLNLDLEKRRSVFSLGSVLATLGGLLLGAAVIMLVAANWQEMPRLMRIGVIFVLIWASYLGGAWRQARGDKVFPAALYVLGAASFGAGIALVGQMYHISGDVYSAALYWTLGVLASAFLLRAQALAAFGAGVACFYLSTFVFADSNLSGADISYRWVGPLLLLAGVAAALFTRSRHAAHFLALFSIGWCLLLYAGQENKTVLLLMIVIGIGLILADGLRHEQLQKLTRFAHPLAAYGLLLVLLSFAILQLDSVITYGGVSAGIDRDILYSMLILALSIGAIAICGRDNGGLRSIAYAAFSIEVLYLAFETVGTMIGTSGFFLTAGILVLLLAAFVRRMESRFGRKQGLEAHP
- a CDS encoding Mth938-like domain-containing protein gives rise to the protein MAKGIEIREAHFPGRAPIDAYGNGGFRFAEMSHRGSILCLPSGIHGWEPKNPPLLSRADLGAILEEASDIEILLVGTGMDLRRIPEDVRALLRQHHISSDPMSTGAAVRTYNVLLAEDRAVAAALIAVD
- a CDS encoding phytoene/squalene synthase family protein, with amino-acid sequence MNQNETHCLALLREADRDRYLSVLYAPQEKRGALAALYAFNAEIARIRDLVHEPLPGEVRLQWWRDLINGEARGSAEAHPVAAALIETIEKYELPRIAFDNYCEARVFDLYDDPMPSRNDLEGYCGETASALIQLAGFILDRDAAQAHAETAGHAGVAQAVAGLLRLLPIHRRRGQVYVPADMLKAIGVTRDMLLSSEDKSATERAVTIMLALAREHLAIFDKAKAGLPQTLHPAFLPMALVPAYLNAVERLGAQAAQKVADISAIRKQWLMFRANF
- a CDS encoding GDYXXLXY domain-containing protein, whose protein sequence is MTTNRKWLYAGAVLAALLQTGILYAGIEKRAAILRSGQDIVFQTEPVDPRDLMRGDYVVLGYEISNIARSAIQGVRPAGSRTVYVAVKPDAKGISRFSRASFVPFKDLATGETQIRGEAGYEISDDPEANIRLSFGIERYYVPEGEGHPIEGSQREHDITVLVAVDASGSPVIKALMDEGQPLYEGPLY
- the yajC gene encoding preprotein translocase subunit YajC, with protein sequence MFVTPAFAQASGSVVGPDMLMSILPFILIFVIMYFLIIRPQRTQMKKRQEMLNSVRRGDTVVTGGGIVGKVLKVVDDNELELEIADGVRIRVVRATLMDVRVKGEPVADNKNK
- a CDS encoding DUF1127 domain-containing protein, with protein sequence MNLFRSYNNWRRYRETVNELNQLSTRELNDLGISRADIPFVARQAKAR